From a region of the Daphnia pulicaria isolate SC F1-1A chromosome 1, SC_F0-13Bv2, whole genome shotgun sequence genome:
- the LOC124345512 gene encoding palmitoleoyl-protein carboxylesterase notum1-like isoform X1, whose protein sequence is MKTAPRWRATAVLAATAVFLLVVVEGRPNQVMTPGEHSLNSPFVRRRSSGITRRSTTTPDILRQHLKQALSKCNSREPPPTQKILLKDKSAVCNDGSPAGYFIRKSYGSKRWIVFLEGGWYCYDKRSCESRWSRLRGFMTSNMWPDTRQVSGILSPDPEENPYWWNANHVYVPYCSSDSWSGSAPAGSASRFAFMGSVIIQEVLRDLLSQGLLNASKLMLTGSSAGGTGVMLNLDRVTDFLRTQGSSAEVRGVTDSGWFLDNVPYAPADCQDPQRCAPTSAVQMGHALWNGQVPLACKAQYASQPWRCYFGHHLHRTLKTPLFIFQWLFDEAQMLADNVGPPMSKEQWDYIHAVGDDLRRTFTNVSAVFSPSCISHTVLTKRDWQSIRIGDISLPQALRCWELQPYWSVSNHLTPNGHQHHHRHHHRPQQGTEDGENEQQNLPAHSVQHALRHGHKRYKAANVESNPIVLLADDPEMPANTVTVKPAKNLVRSGQRGSGGELAVGTANATLIPSGRHKNGTRKNKEERRKGAGGRKRGNKKVGENKRNNNNNNNNNGGSGGSAGGGSNSGTGAAPAKSGRRHQQQQLKGNNKDNTSNHSSHRRNNHNNKDKKRKKDKSQPKDETTTRPRREAAVSAADPTPASAPEFCQHRLVDRCTWPQCNRVCPKLHNPFTGEEMDFIQLLKSFGLDMSSVANALGIDMHTLNNMDHDVLLHLLTQQTN, encoded by the exons ATGAAGACGGCGCCAAGATGGAGAGCGACGGCGGTATTGGCGGCGACGGCGGTCTTCctactcgtcgtcgtcgagggGCGACCCAATCAGGTGATGACACCTGGCGAGCACAGTCTCAACTCACCTTTCGTCCGGCGACGCTCGTCGGGAATCACGAGGCGGAGCACGACGACGCCCGACATTCTACGCCAGCATCTCAAACAG gctTTATCTAAATGTAATTCGCGCGAGCCGCCTCCAACGCAAAAGATTTTACTGAAAGACAAGAGCGCCGTGTGCAACGATGGATCTCCAGCTGG GTATTTCATCCGGAAATCTTACGGCAGCAAACGATGGATCGTTTTCCTCGAAG GCGGTTGGTATTGTTACGACAAGCGGAGTTGCGAATCGCGATGGAGTCGTCTCAGAGGCTTCATGACGTCCAACATGTGGCCAGACACTCGCCAAG TGAGCGGCATCCTGTCTCCAGATCCCGAAGAGAATCCCTATTGGTGGAACGCAAACCACGT ATATGTACCGTACTGTTCCAGCGATTCTTGGAGCGGTTCCGCTCCAGCCGGAAGCGCATCTCGCTTCGCTTTCATGGGCTCCGTCATCATCCAAGAAGTCTTGCGAGACTTGTTATCCCAGGGACTTTTGAACGCCTCCAAATTGATGCTGACTGGCAGCAG TGCCGGAGGGACCGGCGTGATGCTCAACCTGGACCGCGTCACCGACTTTCTACGAACGCAGGGCTCGTCGGCCGAGGTGCGCGGAGTCACCGACTCGGGTTGGTTCCTGGACAACGTGCCGTACGCCCCGGCCGACTGCCAGGATCCCCAGCGCTGTGCTCCCACTTCGGCCGTCCAGATGGGTCACGCCCTGTGGAACGGCCAGGTGCCGCTGGCCTGCAAGGCCCAGTACGCCTCTCAGCCCTGGCGCTGCTACTTTGGCCACCACCTTCATCGCACTCTCAAAA CTCCGttgttcattttccaatggcTGTTTGATGAGGCCCAAATGCTGGCTGATAATGTCGGTCCGCCCATGTCCAAGGAACAGTGGGACTACATCCACGCCGTGGGCGACGACTTGCGTCGAACATTCACCAACGTCTC GGCTGTGTTTTCCCCGTCTTGCATCTCGCACACGGTGCTGACGAAACGCGATTGGCAATCGATTCGCATCGGAGACATCTCCTTGCCGCAAGCCCTGCGATGTTGGGAACTTCAACCTTACTGGTCCGTCTCCAATCACCTGACGCCCAATGggcaccagcaccaccaccggCATCACCACCGACCCCAGCAGGGAACTGAAGACGGCGAAAACGAACAGCAAAATCTTCCGGCCCATTCCGTTCAGCACGCGCTCAGGCACGGTCACAAGCGCTACAAGGCCGCCAACGTCGAATCCAA CCCGATCGTGTTGTTGGCCGACGATCCCGAAATGCCAGCCAACACCGTGACGGTCAAACCGGCCAAAAATCTAGTCCGTTCCGGCCAGCGAGGTTCCGGCGGCGAACTGGCGGTCGGTACGGCTAACGCCACGCTCATCCCGAGCGGAAGGCACAAAAACGGGACCCGCAAAAACAAGGAGGAGCGAAGAAAAGGAGCCGGAGGTCGCAAGCGCGGCAATAAGAAAGTTGGGGAGAACaaacgaaacaacaacaacaacaacaacaacaacggtgGATCGGGCGGCAGCGCCGGCGGAGGATCCAACAGCGGAACGGGGGCCGCTCCTGCCAAATCCGGCCGACgacaccagcagcaacagctgaAGGGCAACAACAAGGACAACACCAGCAACCACAGCAGTCACCGGCGGaataaccacaacaacaaagacAAGAAGCGTAAGAAAG ATAAGAGCCAGCCAAAGGATGAAACGACAACGCGTCCGAGGCGGGAAGCTGCCGTCAGCGCGGCGGATCCAACTCCGGCTTCCGCTCCGGAATTCTGCCAACACCGGCTGGTCGATCGGTGTACGTGGCCTCAGTGCAATCGAGTTTGCCCGAAGCTGCATAATCCATTCACGG GTGAAGAAATGGACTTTATCCAGTTACTCAAGTCATTCGGACTGGACATGAGTAGCGTGGCGAATGCGTTGGGCATCGACATGCACACGCTCAACAACATGGATCATGACGTGCTCCTTCATTTGCTGACCCAGcagacaaattaa
- the LOC124346200 gene encoding solute carrier family 13 member 5-like translates to MLKFFRNHIFPYWRSIIVVSVPLLLLPLPIIAGTKEASCGYTILIMAIYWMTEALPLPITSLIPVVAFPLFGILDTGVVCMAYMKETNMMFIGGLILALAIEFCNLHKRVALAVLLIVGAKLRWLMVGFMGTTAFLSMWISNTATTAMMVPIVEAVVAELYKDDDEKSVGSSHITVAISNDSIQELVPDSLSIKDNAEKNSSSPLSQAAKDTEKERRRKVRVGFMMCIAYASNIGGTGSLIGSSPQLALKGIVQETFGSTELNFASWMAFNIPGVIINLFFAWLWIQYLFMGLKGQSSDQDREKEVKKMIRRKFRDLGPMTFHEGAVLILFITCVMLWFFRDPGFVPGWAHFIEDAHVDDATAVMIIVLFLFSIPAKPSFWCLRPKGETGPEKPSPALLDWKYVQDRLPWGIVLLLGGGFALSDATQASGLSDWIGQQLMVLKVLPPFVIMLIICIITATITEIASNTATANILLPILADTAVSIGVNPLYLMVPATVTCSYAFMLPVATPPNAIVFSAAKMNPVEMMKAGWFMNLVCVIVICVLMQTWGSVIFNSNEFPAWANTTLTDKNENQCNITELLSTTMADVSVWGN, encoded by the exons ATGTTGAAGTTTTTTCGTAATCATATTTTTCCTTATTGGAGGTCGATAATCGTTGTGTCTGTTCCTCTTCTACTTTTGCCCCTCCCTATTATAGCAGGAACAAAG GAAGCATCATGTGGGTACACCATTCTCATAATGGCAATTTACTGGATGACGGAAGCGCTACCGTTACCCATTACGAGTTTAATTCCGGTTGTTGCTTTTCCGCTTTTTGGCATCTTGGACACGGGCGTTGTTTGCATGGCTTACATGAAG GAAACAAATATGATGTTCATCGGTGGTCTCATATTGGCACTGGCAATTGAGTTTTGCAATTTACATAAAAGGGTCGCCTTGGCAGTACTACTTATCGTCGGTGCCAAGCTTAGATG GTTGATGGTTGGTTTCATGGGAACAACAGCCTTCCTGTCGATGTGGATCTCCAACACGGCCACAACGGCAATGATGGTACCAATCGTTGAGGCAGTCGTTGCAGAATTATACAAG GACGATGACGAAAAATCGGTCGGATCTTCTCACATAACCGTGGCCATTTCGAACGACAGTATTCAAGAACTCGTCCCGGACTCGCTGTCAATCAAAGACAATGCcgagaaaaactcatcatcaCCTTTATCGCAGGCGGCGAAAGACACCGAAAAGGAACGGAGGCGCAAAGTTAGAGTCGGCTTTATGATGTGCATAG CGTACGCCTCAAATATCGGCGGAACTGGATCTTTGATCGGATCTTCTCCCCAATTAGCCCTAAAGGGAATCGTGCAAGA AACTTTCGGCTCGACGGAACTGAATTTCGCGAGCTGGATGGCTTTTAATATTCCCGGCGTGATCATCAATCTCTTCTTTGCTTGGCTTTGGATTCAATATCTTTTCATGGGATTGAAGGGACAAag CTCCGACCAAGACCGAGAGAAAGAAGTTAAGAAAATGATTCGTAGGAAGTTCAGAGATCTCGGGCCCATGACATTCCACGAAGGAGCCGTTCTGATTCTTTTCATCACCTGCGTGATGCTGTGGTTTTTCCGCGACCCGGGATTCGTGCCCGGATGGGCTCATTTTATCGAAGACGCCCACGTCGATGACGCCACAGCTGTAATGATTATAGTCCTGTTTCTGTTCAGCATTCCTGCCAAGCCTTCGTTTTGGTGTCTGCGTCCAAAAGGAG AAACTGGACCAGAGAAACCTAGCCCGGCCCTCTTAGATTGGAAATACGTTCAAGATAGGCTGCCTTGGGGAATCGTTCTCCTCCTag GTGGAGGATTTGCATTGTCCGATGCCACTCAAGCTTCTGGATTATCGGACTGGATCGGGCAGCAATTGATGGTTTTGAAGGTTCTACCCCCTTTCGTCATTATGTTAATTATCTGCATCATCACGGCCACAATAACGGAAATTGCGTCTAACACAGCGACGGCGAACATTCTCCTTCCGATTCTGGCGGATACG GCGGTATCGATCGGGGTCAATCCTCTCTACTTGATGGTGCCAGCAACAGTAACTTG TTCTTACGCATTTATGCTGCCGGTAGCCACTCCACCTAACGCAATCGTCTTCTCGGCTGCTAAGATGAATCCGGTTGAAATG ATGAAAGCTGGTTGGTTCATGAACTTGGTTTGCGTGATTGTCATCTGCGTCCTGATGCAAACGTGGGGCAGCGTGATTTTCAACAGTAACGAATTTCCGGCCTGGGCCAACACGACGTTGAcggacaaaaatgaaaatcaatgcAACATCACGGAACTTTTAAGTACGACAATGGCAGACGTTAGCGTATGGGGTAATTAa
- the LOC124348278 gene encoding uncharacterized protein LOC124348278 encodes MANQSTLLTSALLLMSNSTDLDQQSIGSSDTEDNRYVIERFRLAFVVLGIALGVIAIGFNTAIVISSLVVKSSSLRFSSQTINLMASLAVADLFLLVFGLPYDLVAANDNPWPHWLEGRIGCPMSAYLPEASRFAWVGTVALAMPLRCWPSLRKWGPAWTLLVWAVSLVVVIPFALHVDCLGQSHTTTTVDYATIPETAHGSLLDDDDNDSACSCVFTVSQSEVVQMFGSSLVAYSLISVMAIGMIGLKSRPFSDEAPHIKVNTSSRRLVTMLLTFMACTLPRYVYNVVNYSEETRTADGLYGLTMSILEILCCSLFYGTSLIHLMLSPHPRSLLRQLCRQQQDYAIEAEVA; translated from the exons ATGGCCAATCAATCGACCTTATTGACATCAGCGTTGTTGCTGATGTCGAACTCGACCGACTTGGACCAGCAGAGCATCGGCAGCAGTGATACTGAGGACAACAGGTACGTGATCGAGAGGTTCCGCTTGGCATTCGTCGTGCTCGGCATCGCTTTGGGAGTAATTGCCATTGGATTCAACACGGCGATTGTCATTTCTTCACTGGTCGTCAAATCGTCTTCTCTGAGATTTTCGTCGCAAACAATCAATTTGATGGCTTCGCTAGCCGTCGCCGACCTGTTTCTTCTTGTATTCG GTCTACCTTATGATCTCGTCGCTGCCAACGATAACCCCTGGCCCCACTGGCTAGAGGGGCGGATTGGATGCCCAATGTCAGCTTATCTTCCAGAAGc GTCACGCTTCGCCTGGGTGGGGACGGTCGCACTGGCCATGCCTCTTCGCTGCTGGCCATCGCTGAGGAAATGGGGGCCGGCTTGGACGCTGCTAGTCTGGGCAGTTTCGCTGGTCGTCGTCATTCCGTTCGCCCTTCACGTCGATTGCCTCGGCCAGTctcacacgacgacgacggtcgATTACGCCACGATACCGGAAACGGCCCATGGCTCGTtactggacgacgacgacaacgacagCGCTTGTTCCTGCGTCTTCACCGTAAGCCAATCGGAAGTCGTCCAGATGTTCGGCTCGTCCCTGGTCGCCTACTCGCTCATTTCCGTCATGGCTATCGGAATGATCGGCCTCAAGAGCCGACCATTCTCGGATGAGGCTCCACATATCAAAGTGAACACATCCTCCAGAAGGCTag TGACCATGCTGTTAACATTTATGGCCTGCACCTTGCCTCGCTACGTCTACAATGTCGTCAACTACTCGGAAGAGACCCGGACGGCCGATGGCCTGTACGGATTGACCATGTCGATCCTGGAAATTCTTTGCTGCAGTCTCTTTTACGGCACGTCGTTGATCCATTTGATGCTGTCGCCACATCCCCGCTCGCTGCTCCGTCAATTGTGTCGACAACAACAAGATTACGCGATAGAGGCCGAAGTCGCCTGA
- the LOC124345297 gene encoding uncharacterized protein LOC124345297, translating into MASIVDDLLDEGTPRMNITVETAESVYLIQSSAWRSGRTQWPQTPAEKAAEKIDYYKAYDPLTGLKIAATLSGFLTMAVLYVFYKAKCKRLKFMRSSSDEDSIIVDQPASQQHLRESNPALHSSSNSAALVYQVEVECCSGVNKFQHQHYCESGRETPSSISIITAQQPALHQSTVTIKSSQPHYYTDDSEMPAWKIYAKELFLYGGSGLWRSASLQKGSDPVLLVAQSSFDETINSRSQRTGSLSGSVMGGLGIYRCDSRKPSSVCAYPTRNSQSRLQVPNVQGGNKACASQLYRQRSLNHHHREGPSRAGRDQQLISPFGKKNLLPGRSVSFRESDMTNYSSSQSKRVARSRPGSLHNNSRPDYSRLRSGSCSNAESAGHLRPDSLPVTTTSNRRSSFRMPARQTSIRESRRVMAGPSMSLDIPAPSLPPPSPRSRLAVVHRIPIHLQQQPAAGEDSSKSKSMYCRSASLTSEPISRGWRSSIAKMIRAKSTSGNSVRSNHGERTECSSSPGKNRRNNRNPSNLTTGGEAVGQCGAMVDCDGDSGPGSSSQQHRHEGHIDICVIQATPTASPCTSIRSTFSGDSLDSAAIKNIPPYANFNPSPAMSVRDRRKCFARMKGQTIDHDNEAATNTNTNTNTMTIDTSFLAPPMIEYSGSLGLSPSSLLAYPMAELRSRRSASPSAARGHSATTWLQVFNEEGPNNAATSSPRDNCHHPSAKRSHPAVIGRSPAGRTSTMVVTEHLGVSQLAPMGDGAGVAKACRPASQSSSTSPTLQNTQQYTQFPF; encoded by the exons ATGGCGTCGATAGTGGACGACTTACTCGACGAGGGCACTCCGCGGATGAACATCACCGTCGAAACGGCCGAGTCGGTTTACTTGATCCAGTCGTCGGCATGGCGATCGGGCAGGACGCAGTGGCCGCAGACGCCCGCCGAAAAGGCCGCCGAAAAGATTGACTACTACAAAGCCTATGATCCGCTGACGGGGCTCAAAATTGCCGCCACACTCTCGGGATTCTTGACCATGGCCGTGCTCTACGTCTTCTACAAG GCAAAGTGCAAAAGGCTGAAATTCATGAGAAGCTCCAGCGACGAAGACTCGATCATTGTGGACCAGCCAGCGTCGCAGCAGCACTTACGGGAGAGCAACCCGGCgctgcacagcagcagcaactcggCGGCACTCGTCTACCAGGTCGAAGTGGAATGCTGCAGCGGCGTTAACAAGTTCCAGCATCAGCATTACTGCGAATCCGGTCGCGAAACACCTTCGAGCATCAGCATCATCACGGCCCAGCAGCCGGCCCTGCACCAGTCGACTGTGACCATCAAATCCTCTCAGCCGCACTACTACACCGATGATAGCGAAATGCCTGCTTGGAAAATCTACGCTAAAGAGTT GTTCCTCTACGGAGGCTCGGGACTATGGCGATCAGCCAGCCTCCAGAAAGGAAGCGATCCGGTTCTACTTGTGGCCCAGTCTTCTTTCGACGAGACGATCAATAGCCGCAGTCAACGGACTGGGAGTCTTTCAG GTTCCGTGATGGGCGGACTGGGCATTTACCGCTGTGACTCTCGGAAACCTTCGTCCGTGTGCGCTTACCCGACGCGCAACAGCCAGTCACGCCTGCAAGTTCCCAATGTGCAGGGCGGCAATAAAGCCTGCGCTTCGCAGCTGTACCGCCAGCGCTCGTTGAATCACCACCACCGCGAGGGCCCGTCGCGAGCCGGCCGCGACCAGCAGCTTATCAGCCCGTTCGGCAAGAAGAACCTATTACCTGGGCGCTCCGTCTCGTTCCGCGAGAGTGATATGACCAattacagcagcagccaaagtaAGCGGGTGGCTCGCAGCCGGCCAGGATCGCTGCACAACAACAGCCGGCCGGACTACAGCCGGCTGAGGAGCGGAAGCTGCAGCAACGCCGAGTCTGCTGGACACCTGCGACCCGATTCCCTGCCCGTGACCACCACCAGCAATCGCCGCTCGTCGTTTCGAATGCCGGCCAGACAGACGTCGATCCGGGAGAGCCGTCGAGTGATGGCCGGACCCAGCATGTCGTTGGACATTCCGGCTCCATCGCTTCCGCCACCCTCGCCTCGCTCTCGTTTGGCAGTCGTCCACCGGATTCCCATCcacctccagcagcagccggctgCCGGCGAAGATTCCAGCAAAAGTAAATCCATGTACTGCCGCTCGGCCTCGCTGACCAGCGAGCCCATCTCGCGCGGATGGCGATCCTCCATAGCCAAAATGATCCGAGCCAAGAGCACCAGTGGAAATTCGGTGAGATCCAATCACGGCGAGCGGACCGAATGCTCGTCCTCGCCCGGCAAGAATCGACGGAATAATCGAAATCCATCCAATCTGACAACCGGTGGCGAGGCTGTGGGTCAATGCGGAGCGATGGTGGACTGCGACGGTGATAGCGGGCCGGGCTCGTCGTCCCAGCAGCACCGGCACGAGGGACACATCGACATTTGTGTGATCCAGGCGACGCCGACCGCTTCGCCGTGCACCAGCATCCGGAGTACTTTCAGTGGTGACAGCCTGGATTCGGCTGCCATCAAAAACATCCCGCCGTACGCCAATTTCAACCCGTCGCCGGCCATGTCGGTGCGCGATCGTCGCAAGTGCTTCGCTCGCATGAAAGGCCAGACAATCGATCACGACAACGAGGCGGCTACTAATACTAATACTAATACCAATACGATGACGATTGACACTTCGTTCCTGGCTCCGCCGATGATCGAGTACAGCGGCAGCCTCGGTCTCAGTCCTTCCTCCTTGCTGGCCTATCCAATGGCGGAGTTGCGCTCGCGTCGATCCGCCAGCCCATCAGCGGCTCGCGGCCATTCGGCCACCACTTGGCTTCAAGTCTTCAATGAGGAGGGGCCGAATAATGCTGCCACTTCATCTCCCAGAGACAATTGTCATCATCCGTCGGCGAAGAGATCGCATCCAGCTGTCATCGGCAGGTCGCCAGCAGGGCGAACATCGACGATGGTGGTCACGGAACACCTGGGAGTGAGCCAGCTTGCGCCGATGGGCGACGGCGCCGGTGTAGCCAAAGCCTGTCGGCCGGCCAGCCAGTCTTCAAGTACTAGCCCGACCCTACAAAATACTCAACAGTACActcaatttccattttaa
- the LOC124345512 gene encoding palmitoleoyl-protein carboxylesterase notum1-like isoform X2, with protein sequence MKTAPRWRATAVLAATAVFLLVVVEGRPNQVMTPGEHSLNSPFVRRRSSGITRRSTTTPDILRQHLKQALSKCNSREPPPTQKILLKDKSAVCNDGSPAGYFIRKSYGSKRWIVFLEGGWYCYDKRSCESRWSRLRGFMTSNMWPDTRQVSGILSPDPEENPYWWNANHVYVPYCSSDSWSGSAPAGSASRFAFMGSVIIQEVLRDLLSQGLLNASKLMLTGSSAGGTGVMLNLDRVTDFLRTQGSSAEVRGVTDSGWFLDNVPYAPADCQDPQRCAPTSAVQMGHALWNGQVPLACKAQYASQPWRCYFGHHLHRTLKTPLFIFQWLFDEAQMLADNVGPPMSKEQWDYIHAVGDDLRRTFTNVSAVFSPSCISHTVLTKRDWQSIRIGDISLPQALRCWELQPYWSVSNHLTPNGHQHHHRHHHRPQQGTEDGENEQQNLPAHSVQHALRHGHKRYKAANVESNPIVLLADDPEMPANTVTVKPAKNLVRSGQRGSGGELAVGTANATLIPSGRHKNGTRKNKEERRKGAGGRKRGNKKVGENKRNNNNNNNNNGGSGGSAGGGSNSGTGAAPAKSGRRHQQQQLKGNNKDNTSNHSSHRRNNHNNKDKKHKSQPKDETTTRPRREAAVSAADPTPASAPEFCQHRLVDRCTWPQCNRVCPKLHNPFTGEEMDFIQLLKSFGLDMSSVANALGIDMHTLNNMDHDVLLHLLTQQTN encoded by the exons ATGAAGACGGCGCCAAGATGGAGAGCGACGGCGGTATTGGCGGCGACGGCGGTCTTCctactcgtcgtcgtcgagggGCGACCCAATCAGGTGATGACACCTGGCGAGCACAGTCTCAACTCACCTTTCGTCCGGCGACGCTCGTCGGGAATCACGAGGCGGAGCACGACGACGCCCGACATTCTACGCCAGCATCTCAAACAG gctTTATCTAAATGTAATTCGCGCGAGCCGCCTCCAACGCAAAAGATTTTACTGAAAGACAAGAGCGCCGTGTGCAACGATGGATCTCCAGCTGG GTATTTCATCCGGAAATCTTACGGCAGCAAACGATGGATCGTTTTCCTCGAAG GCGGTTGGTATTGTTACGACAAGCGGAGTTGCGAATCGCGATGGAGTCGTCTCAGAGGCTTCATGACGTCCAACATGTGGCCAGACACTCGCCAAG TGAGCGGCATCCTGTCTCCAGATCCCGAAGAGAATCCCTATTGGTGGAACGCAAACCACGT ATATGTACCGTACTGTTCCAGCGATTCTTGGAGCGGTTCCGCTCCAGCCGGAAGCGCATCTCGCTTCGCTTTCATGGGCTCCGTCATCATCCAAGAAGTCTTGCGAGACTTGTTATCCCAGGGACTTTTGAACGCCTCCAAATTGATGCTGACTGGCAGCAG TGCCGGAGGGACCGGCGTGATGCTCAACCTGGACCGCGTCACCGACTTTCTACGAACGCAGGGCTCGTCGGCCGAGGTGCGCGGAGTCACCGACTCGGGTTGGTTCCTGGACAACGTGCCGTACGCCCCGGCCGACTGCCAGGATCCCCAGCGCTGTGCTCCCACTTCGGCCGTCCAGATGGGTCACGCCCTGTGGAACGGCCAGGTGCCGCTGGCCTGCAAGGCCCAGTACGCCTCTCAGCCCTGGCGCTGCTACTTTGGCCACCACCTTCATCGCACTCTCAAAA CTCCGttgttcattttccaatggcTGTTTGATGAGGCCCAAATGCTGGCTGATAATGTCGGTCCGCCCATGTCCAAGGAACAGTGGGACTACATCCACGCCGTGGGCGACGACTTGCGTCGAACATTCACCAACGTCTC GGCTGTGTTTTCCCCGTCTTGCATCTCGCACACGGTGCTGACGAAACGCGATTGGCAATCGATTCGCATCGGAGACATCTCCTTGCCGCAAGCCCTGCGATGTTGGGAACTTCAACCTTACTGGTCCGTCTCCAATCACCTGACGCCCAATGggcaccagcaccaccaccggCATCACCACCGACCCCAGCAGGGAACTGAAGACGGCGAAAACGAACAGCAAAATCTTCCGGCCCATTCCGTTCAGCACGCGCTCAGGCACGGTCACAAGCGCTACAAGGCCGCCAACGTCGAATCCAA CCCGATCGTGTTGTTGGCCGACGATCCCGAAATGCCAGCCAACACCGTGACGGTCAAACCGGCCAAAAATCTAGTCCGTTCCGGCCAGCGAGGTTCCGGCGGCGAACTGGCGGTCGGTACGGCTAACGCCACGCTCATCCCGAGCGGAAGGCACAAAAACGGGACCCGCAAAAACAAGGAGGAGCGAAGAAAAGGAGCCGGAGGTCGCAAGCGCGGCAATAAGAAAGTTGGGGAGAACaaacgaaacaacaacaacaacaacaacaacaacggtgGATCGGGCGGCAGCGCCGGCGGAGGATCCAACAGCGGAACGGGGGCCGCTCCTGCCAAATCCGGCCGACgacaccagcagcaacagctgaAGGGCAACAACAAGGACAACACCAGCAACCACAGCAGTCACCGGCGGaataaccacaacaacaaagacAAGAAGC ATAAGAGCCAGCCAAAGGATGAAACGACAACGCGTCCGAGGCGGGAAGCTGCCGTCAGCGCGGCGGATCCAACTCCGGCTTCCGCTCCGGAATTCTGCCAACACCGGCTGGTCGATCGGTGTACGTGGCCTCAGTGCAATCGAGTTTGCCCGAAGCTGCATAATCCATTCACGG GTGAAGAAATGGACTTTATCCAGTTACTCAAGTCATTCGGACTGGACATGAGTAGCGTGGCGAATGCGTTGGGCATCGACATGCACACGCTCAACAACATGGATCATGACGTGCTCCTTCATTTGCTGACCCAGcagacaaattaa